In Streptococcus uberis, a single window of DNA contains:
- a CDS encoding DNA-binding response regulator, which yields MTSFPKIYMVEDDKTIQELLKKHLAHSYQVTCVSNFRDIKNEVLALDPDLILMDITLPFYNGFYWTTEIRKHLKVPIIFISSSTDEMDTVMALNMGGDDFITKPFSLTILDAKIAAFLRRSMEFSSDHLEFENYSLHFDGTFTNGKEKLQLSLTEHKLFALLLKRREKIVTKEELLMTLWDSDQYIDHNTLNVNMARLRKKLVEIGFESIHTVRGVGYIIK from the coding sequence ATGACAAGTTTTCCAAAAATTTATATGGTTGAAGATGATAAAACCATACAAGAATTATTAAAAAAACATTTGGCACATTCTTATCAAGTTACCTGTGTCAGCAATTTTCGTGATATTAAAAATGAGGTGCTAGCTCTTGATCCAGATCTCATTTTAATGGATATCACTCTTCCTTTTTATAATGGTTTTTATTGGACAACAGAAATTCGAAAACATTTAAAGGTACCTATTATTTTCATCTCAAGTTCAACTGACGAAATGGATACGGTTATGGCCTTAAATATGGGCGGGGACGATTTTATCACAAAACCATTTTCGTTGACCATCTTAGATGCTAAAATAGCAGCTTTTTTACGTCGGTCTATGGAATTTTCTTCGGATCATTTAGAATTTGAAAATTATAGTCTACACTTCGACGGTACCTTTACAAACGGAAAGGAAAAACTCCAATTATCCCTGACCGAACACAAGTTGTTTGCTCTTTTATTAAAAAGAAGAGAAAAGATTGTTACTAAAGAAGAACTGCTAATGACACTTTGGGATAGTGATCAATATATTGATCATAATACCTTGAATGTAAATATGGCGAGGTTACGAAAAAAATTAGTGGAGATTGGCTTCGAAAGTATTCACACTGTGAGAGGAGTAGGCTATATAATCAAATGA
- a CDS encoding sensor histidine kinase, producing the protein MIGQFFKEYQGWYFQFLILYLLNLLVFALYQLPLYYFLIASLTSLTFLLLYSIWKFWQFRKKMIFLQEYIYVNQLKALTSPTDLAYQNLLKKRLNLENQKLQLEKENRKKQDTFIKIWSHQMKLPLSALSLMSQTQEYNPLLVKTQVMRLENYLNRLLNYIKFSQHQDDFRFEKIDLRALFNAIIKQMSPVCIAKEISISISGDATMTSDKKWLSFALTQLLDNAIKYSHHGGHISIRLNKKSIEISDEGIGILEEDLPRLFDEGFTGFNGHELQKASGLGLYMTRTVLEQLHLAITIQSHIDQGTLVIIKEKE; encoded by the coding sequence ATGATAGGTCAATTTTTCAAAGAATATCAAGGATGGTATTTTCAATTTCTTATTTTATACCTCTTAAACTTATTGGTCTTTGCACTCTACCAACTACCTTTATATTATTTTCTTATTGCAAGTCTAACATCTCTTACATTTTTATTGCTTTATTCCATTTGGAAATTTTGGCAATTCCGCAAAAAAATGATTTTTTTACAAGAATATATTTATGTAAATCAATTAAAAGCATTAACATCACCAACTGATCTAGCTTATCAAAATCTCCTAAAAAAGAGACTGAATCTAGAGAATCAAAAATTACAGTTGGAAAAAGAAAATAGAAAAAAGCAAGATACCTTTATTAAAATATGGTCCCATCAAATGAAATTACCCTTATCAGCCTTATCTTTAATGAGTCAAACCCAAGAATATAATCCATTATTAGTAAAAACACAGGTTATGCGGCTGGAGAATTATTTAAATCGACTTCTAAATTATATAAAATTTAGCCAACATCAAGATGATTTTAGATTTGAAAAAATAGATTTAAGAGCTTTATTTAATGCAATCATTAAACAAATGAGTCCCGTCTGCATCGCAAAAGAAATAAGTATCAGCATAAGTGGGGATGCTACAATGACAAGTGATAAAAAATGGCTCAGTTTTGCTCTCACGCAGCTTCTCGATAACGCTATTAAATATTCTCATCACGGTGGTCATATAAGCATCCGTTTAAACAAAAAAAGTATAGAGATATCAGATGAAGGTATTGGAATACTAGAGGAAGATTTACCTCGCTTATTCGATGAGGGATTCACAGGTTTTAATGGTCATGAATTACAGAAAGCCTCTGGCCTTGGTCTCTACATGACTAGAACCGTATTAGAGCAGCTACATTTAGCTATCACCATACAGAGTCACATTGACCAGGGAACTCTTGTCATCATTAAAGAAAAGGAATAA
- a CDS encoding ABC transporter permease yields the protein MFYLKMAWNNLKKTKEVVVPFILASIVLFMLNTIVMILLTGPVSENMQNGKILLLLASVVLLIFATIMEIYSYLFFIKQRSREFGLYTVLGMTKKQVGLVASYELLITYLGVIGLGSLFSGIFSHLFYLIFANLLHYQDLRLHINFIAFLITIVLFGFIFLLLEIIGMVKIGKSSPLLLFRDQEQGEVEPRGNKLLAALALLSIGFGYYLSLSSTKIAAMAVIYRFFIAVIFVIIGTYLFYISFMTWYLKRKRQNKRYYYQPKHFITTAQMIFRMKQNAVGLANITILAVMAFVAIATSTALYTNSESQLNQLFPKNTKITFDNPNDLNHQKQFQELILPKLQLRESDYISYTSAMVNFNNDNDKKIAITKKSLQNPNFKTLTNSFIIPEKDFRALGNTVPTLKDNQMIFFQQKNTSHLNEISIFGKNYHVVKNLKTAKLPEIANTYNPTIMVVKDLKIMRQIIDSFNKHSGMKANITSDLTVLAELSEKEMKSIADPNSVAISHGKDYLAYYERKENFQKDYYVITGGFLFTGFLLGLSFILGAALIIYYKQYTEGHLDKKSYTILQEVGMSIDQIKKAINSQLLVVFFMPISLAILHFSAAMVMIKQMLLLFGVTDVHMIYNVSALTISLIILIYYVIYKLTSKTYYKIIER from the coding sequence ATGTTTTATCTCAAAATGGCATGGAACAATCTCAAAAAAACAAAAGAAGTTGTTGTCCCTTTTATCTTAGCGAGTATTGTCTTATTTATGCTAAATACAATTGTTATGATACTCCTTACCGGCCCGGTTTCAGAAAATATGCAAAATGGTAAAATACTGTTATTGTTGGCTTCAGTTGTCCTCCTTATTTTTGCTACTATTATGGAAATCTACTCTTATCTCTTTTTTATAAAGCAAAGGAGTCGTGAATTTGGGTTATACACTGTACTAGGTATGACAAAAAAGCAAGTAGGTCTTGTTGCTAGTTATGAACTCTTAATCACTTATTTAGGTGTGATTGGTTTGGGGAGTCTCTTTTCTGGGATTTTTTCCCATCTTTTTTATCTGATTTTTGCAAACCTCCTTCACTATCAAGACCTTAGGTTGCATATTAACTTCATTGCCTTTCTAATAACAATTGTACTCTTTGGGTTTATTTTTCTCCTCCTTGAAATCATTGGAATGGTTAAGATTGGCAAATCGTCACCATTATTACTGTTTAGAGATCAAGAACAAGGAGAAGTAGAACCACGTGGCAATAAGCTCTTAGCTGCTTTAGCACTCCTATCTATTGGTTTTGGTTATTATTTATCACTGTCCTCAACAAAAATTGCAGCCATGGCCGTTATTTATCGATTTTTCATTGCAGTGATTTTCGTTATCATAGGAACCTACCTCTTTTATATTTCCTTTATGACTTGGTATCTTAAGAGAAAAAGACAAAATAAAAGATACTATTATCAACCTAAGCATTTCATCACAACAGCACAAATGATTTTTCGTATGAAACAAAATGCAGTCGGCCTTGCCAATATCACCATATTAGCTGTCATGGCTTTTGTTGCCATAGCAACATCTACAGCATTATATACTAACTCAGAATCTCAGTTAAATCAGCTGTTCCCAAAAAATACTAAGATTACCTTTGATAATCCAAATGATCTTAATCATCAAAAACAATTTCAAGAACTGATATTGCCTAAATTACAGTTACGTGAAAGTGATTATATAAGCTATACTAGCGCAATGGTAAACTTTAACAATGATAATGATAAAAAAATTGCCATTACAAAAAAAAGCCTTCAAAACCCTAACTTTAAAACACTGACCAATAGTTTTATTATCCCTGAAAAGGATTTTAGAGCCTTAGGAAATACTGTTCCAACTTTGAAGGATAATCAAATGATTTTTTTCCAACAAAAAAACACTAGTCATTTAAATGAAATTTCTATCTTTGGTAAAAACTATCACGTTGTTAAAAATCTTAAAACTGCAAAATTGCCAGAAATCGCAAATACCTATAACCCAACGATCATGGTCGTAAAGGACCTCAAGATAATGCGCCAGATTATTGATAGTTTTAATAAACATTCAGGTATGAAAGCAAATATCACTTCAGACTTAACAGTTTTAGCAGAATTATCTGAAAAAGAAATGAAGAGCATTGCAGATCCAAATTCAGTAGCTATCAGTCATGGTAAAGATTATCTAGCATACTATGAACGAAAAGAGAATTTCCAGAAAGACTATTATGTCATTACTGGGGGATTCCTTTTCACTGGATTTCTATTAGGACTAAGTTTCATATTAGGTGCCGCATTAATCATTTATTACAAGCAGTACACAGAAGGGCATTTAGATAAAAAATCCTATACCATTTTACAAGAGGTCGGTATGAGTATTGACCAAATCAAAAAAGCAATCAATTCTCAATTATTAGTGGTCTTCTTTATGCCCATATCACTTGCTATTTTGCATTTTAGTGCAGCTATGGTTATGATCAAACAAATGTTATTACTCTTTGGTGTGACTGATGTTCATATGATTTACAATGTCAGTGCCCTTACAATTAGCCTTATTATTCTAATCTATTATGTCATTTACAAACTGACCAGTAAAACATATTATAAAATTATTGAAAGGTAG
- a CDS encoding threonine/serine exporter family protein: protein MAMIFQILGAYVATVTSGIILEIPRHLRFQTGFIGAAGYTVYLLTLPYVDLAVATLLGGIVIALFSQIAARVLKSPVTVFYIPSYFPLVPGAGVYKIAYYYIQGNIPLSGKNFIESMFVSGAIALSVFLVDSALEIYTTVKKPKIN, encoded by the coding sequence ATGGCTATGATTTTTCAAATACTAGGTGCTTATGTGGCAACCGTGACTTCAGGAATTATTTTAGAAATACCGAGACATCTCCGCTTTCAAACCGGCTTTATTGGAGCAGCAGGTTATACCGTTTATCTATTAACTTTACCCTATGTTGATTTAGCAGTAGCAACACTTTTAGGTGGTATTGTCATTGCTCTCTTTTCACAAATAGCTGCAAGGGTCTTAAAATCACCTGTTACCGTTTTTTACATTCCAAGTTATTTCCCACTGGTTCCAGGAGCAGGTGTTTATAAAATAGCTTATTACTACATTCAGGGAAATATTCCCTTATCAGGCAAAAATTTCATTGAATCCATGTTCGTTTCAGGGGCGATTGCTTTATCAGTCTTCTTAGTGGACTCAGCCCTTGAAATTTACACAACAGTTAAAAAGCCAAAAATCAATTAA
- a CDS encoding S41 family peptidase, which translates to MKKSKVYSIFAALALSLSLLIGAVLYLGPKSNFYLIPPSPRTYGQIALKQMDSIGLYAQGDDWNKAKNSAEKELKTVSTYSQARKVLSKVVKEAGGKHSFIQSKQEISQTKAKKQLPTVKMLEQQTLLVTLPEFLGSDPKEMAKYADALNNHLSYDHYKAVIINLANNGGGNMAPMLIGLSSLLPDGKLFSSQDKYQQKTDYLLAKNKLKNQAKIKLQKAIHKQKVPIALVINGKTASSAEMVALSFKGMEKTRYFGVNSASYTTVNMTFPLYDGAEMMLSIAKTIDRNGQSYENQPIIPDQVSSTALEDAQKWLSGQVK; encoded by the coding sequence ATGAAAAAGTCTAAAGTCTATTCAATATTTGCAGCGCTAGCTTTATCACTTTCATTACTTATAGGAGCAGTCCTTTATCTAGGCCCTAAATCCAATTTCTATCTAATTCCTCCGAGTCCTAGAACCTATGGACAAATAGCCTTGAAGCAAATGGATAGTATAGGGCTCTACGCTCAGGGGGATGACTGGAATAAAGCAAAAAATTCAGCTGAAAAAGAACTCAAAACAGTTTCCACATATAGCCAAGCTAGAAAAGTTCTATCAAAGGTGGTTAAAGAAGCTGGAGGTAAACATTCCTTTATCCAATCCAAGCAAGAAATAAGTCAAACCAAGGCAAAAAAACAGCTACCTACAGTAAAAATGCTGGAACAACAGACTTTACTTGTCACCTTACCTGAATTTCTAGGAAGTGATCCCAAGGAAATGGCAAAATATGCTGATGCCCTCAACAATCATTTATCTTATGATCACTACAAGGCTGTCATTATCAATTTAGCCAATAATGGCGGAGGCAATATGGCACCCATGCTAATAGGCTTGTCTTCCTTGTTACCTGACGGCAAACTCTTTTCAAGTCAAGATAAGTATCAGCAAAAAACAGATTACCTCTTAGCCAAGAATAAGCTCAAAAATCAAGCCAAAATCAAATTGCAAAAGGCTATTCATAAACAAAAAGTACCAATTGCACTAGTCATTAATGGAAAAACAGCATCCTCTGCTGAAATGGTTGCCTTATCATTTAAAGGTATGGAAAAAACACGTTATTTTGGTGTCAATTCAGCTTCTTATACGACGGTAAATATGACCTTTCCATTATATGATGGAGCTGAAATGATGCTTAGTATCGCCAAAACCATTGATCGAAATGGGCAAAGCTATGAGAATCAACCTATTATCCCTGACCAAGTATCAAGTACAGCCCTTGAAGATGCCCAAAAATGGCTATCTGGTCAAGTAAAATAA
- a CDS encoding NUDIX hydrolase: MTEYWDIYTKERQLTGQRMIRGQAFPEGARHLVVHVCLFNDKGQMLIQQRHKDKDSWPEYWDLTVGGSALAGETAQEAAMREVKEEIGLSLDLSETMPAFTINFDNGFDDTFLVVENITIENITFLDNEVQDVKWASYNDITQMINQGIFIPYFDSKIRMCFEMREQYGVHKRRH, from the coding sequence ATGACAGAATATTGGGATATCTATACGAAAGAACGTCAACTAACTGGACAAAGAATGATTAGAGGTCAAGCTTTTCCTGAGGGGGCTCGTCATTTAGTTGTACATGTCTGCCTTTTTAATGATAAGGGGCAAATGTTGATTCAGCAACGTCATAAAGATAAAGACTCATGGCCTGAGTATTGGGATCTTACTGTTGGTGGCAGTGCATTAGCAGGTGAAACTGCCCAAGAAGCTGCAATGCGCGAAGTCAAAGAAGAAATAGGATTAAGTTTAGACCTATCTGAAACAATGCCAGCCTTTACCATAAATTTTGACAATGGGTTTGATGATACCTTTTTAGTGGTTGAAAACATAACCATTGAGAATATCACCTTTCTAGATAATGAAGTTCAGGATGTTAAATGGGCATCTTACAATGATATCACTCAAATGATTAATCAAGGAATCTTTATTCCTTACTTTGATAGCAAAATCAGAATGTGTTTTGAAATGCGTGAACAGTATGGGGTACATAAACGCCGTCATTAA
- the xerS gene encoding tyrosine recombinase XerS: MRRELLLEKIEEYKAIMPWFVLDYYQSKLSVPYSFTTLYEYLKEYKRFFDWLIDSGISDAPRIADIKLDVLEHLTKKDMESFILYLRERPSLNTYSTKSGLSQTTINRTLSALSSLYKYLTEEVENDQGEPYFYRNVMKKVATKKKKETLASRAENIKQKLFLGDETMEFLDYVDCEYENKLSNRAKSSFQKNKERDLAIIALLLASGVRLSEAVNLDLKDVNLKMMVIEVTRKGGKRDSVNVASFAKPYLEHYLEIRQKRYKADKQDQAFFLTEYRGVPNRIDASSIEKMVGKYSQDFKIRVTPHKLRHTLATRLYDATKSQVLVSHQLGHASTQVTDLYTHIVNDEQKNALDKL; encoded by the coding sequence ATGCGACGTGAATTACTGTTAGAAAAAATTGAAGAATACAAAGCAATCATGCCATGGTTTGTTTTAGACTATTACCAATCCAAATTATCTGTGCCTTACAGTTTCACGACCTTATATGAATACCTTAAAGAATACAAACGCTTTTTTGATTGGCTCATTGACTCTGGAATTTCAGATGCTCCCAGAATTGCTGATATAAAGCTAGATGTCTTGGAACATTTGACAAAAAAAGATATGGAATCTTTTATTCTTTATTTGCGTGAAAGACCGTCACTAAACACCTATTCAACAAAATCTGGTCTTTCTCAAACAACCATCAATCGTACCTTATCAGCCCTCTCTAGCCTCTATAAATATCTCACTGAGGAAGTTGAAAACGATCAAGGGGAACCATACTTTTATCGAAACGTTATGAAAAAGGTTGCTACCAAGAAGAAAAAAGAAACCTTAGCCTCAAGAGCAGAAAATATCAAACAAAAGCTCTTTCTAGGTGATGAAACCATGGAGTTTCTCGATTATGTAGATTGTGAATATGAAAACAAGCTATCAAATAGAGCAAAATCATCATTCCAAAAAAATAAAGAACGCGATTTAGCCATCATAGCCCTACTTCTGGCTTCTGGCGTCCGACTCTCCGAAGCCGTTAATCTCGACTTAAAAGATGTCAATCTCAAAATGATGGTTATTGAAGTGACTCGAAAGGGTGGGAAACGTGACTCCGTTAACGTAGCATCTTTTGCTAAACCTTACCTTGAGCATTACTTGGAAATCCGTCAGAAACGCTATAAAGCTGACAAGCAAGATCAAGCATTTTTCCTAACGGAGTATCGTGGGGTCCCCAACCGCATTGATGCTTCAAGTATTGAAAAAATGGTGGGCAAATATTCACAAGATTTTAAAATCCGAGTAACTCCTCATAAGTTAAGGCATACGCTTGCTACCAGGCTTTACGATGCCACCAAGTCTCAGGTATTAGTCAGTCATCAACTAGGCCATGCCTCTACACAAGTTACAGATTTATATACCCATATTGTCAATGACGAACAAAAAAATGCCTTAGATAAATTATAA
- a CDS encoding DUF5655 domain-containing protein, translating into MSDYLPLLVNKEKTVSELLETILSILEQFGPYQIEVKKTSLHLVKEKAFLGVHPKKKWLDLNIVSNQAIDHPLITKNEQVSKNRWHNNLRLSSVEEVDDTVKNLLQTAYLH; encoded by the coding sequence ATGTCAGACTACCTACCTTTACTAGTTAACAAAGAAAAAACAGTCAGCGAATTGCTTGAAACTATCTTATCGATACTTGAGCAATTTGGCCCATACCAGATTGAAGTCAAAAAGACTAGCCTCCATTTGGTCAAGGAAAAAGCATTTCTAGGCGTTCACCCAAAAAAGAAATGGTTAGATCTGAATATCGTGAGCAATCAAGCCATTGATCATCCTCTGATTACCAAAAATGAACAAGTATCTAAGAATCGCTGGCACAATAATCTTCGTTTAAGTTCAGTAGAAGAAGTGGATGATACTGTAAAAAACTTACTTCAGACAGCCTATCTGCATTAA
- a CDS encoding threonine/serine exporter family protein: MTEKYNKYVVKVATLAGITMLESNAECYRVENTVSRILQITKQPITEVFANTTGLFITLDGPDFDEPITLIKRITKRDTNLRKIHHVNQISRDLTSNTISIEDAHQKMVTIDQRNYTKKTISLSTILLVLSFAVLLGGGKIEIALSFVAALILLSTYQMKEKLQLNDFIFGTLSTLFVAMIIPILMHLWQAQSASFDTVIISVLMPLFPGTAFTNGFRDSFKGDYGAGLSKIVEALVIAVSLGVGVAMGLFIAKGIISWL, encoded by the coding sequence ATGACTGAAAAATATAATAAATATGTGGTAAAAGTAGCAACTTTAGCTGGCATTACCATGTTAGAATCCAACGCGGAATGTTACCGCGTTGAAAATACGGTTTCGCGTATTTTACAAATTACCAAACAACCCATTACAGAGGTTTTTGCGAATACAACAGGTCTTTTTATTACATTGGATGGACCTGATTTTGATGAGCCCATCACCTTAATTAAACGTATCACCAAAAGAGATACAAACCTAAGGAAAATTCATCATGTCAATCAAATCTCAAGAGATTTAACATCCAATACCATTAGCATTGAAGATGCTCATCAAAAAATGGTGACTATTGATCAACGAAATTACACTAAAAAAACAATTTCCTTATCAACCATTTTATTAGTTTTATCTTTTGCCGTCTTATTAGGGGGAGGTAAAATTGAGATTGCCCTTTCTTTTGTAGCAGCACTAATCCTTTTGTCTACATATCAAATGAAGGAGAAGCTCCAGTTAAATGACTTTATTTTTGGGACCTTATCAACCTTATTTGTAGCCATGATTATTCCTATTTTAATGCATTTATGGCAAGCCCAATCAGCCTCTTTTGATACAGTCATCATCTCTGTCCTAATGCCCCTTTTTCCGGGAACCGCTTTCACCAATGGTTTTAGGGATTCCTTTAAAGGCGATTATGGAGCAGGTTTGAGTAAGATTGTTGAAGCACTCGTTATTGCTGTTAGTTTAGGAGTCGGAGTTGCTATGGGATTATTTATTGCAAAGGGGATAATATCATGGCTATGA
- a CDS encoding amidohydrolase has protein sequence MAIRDVLSHLNDIKDWQEESYKHLHSHPELSMQERETVAYIEDKLKTFGYETQKIGGGLVGILENGPGETVLFRADIDALPVKEETGLDYASTVETTDLDGNHVPVMHACGHDMHIAAALGVAWALANHKEEWTGTYIALFQPGEEIAAGAKSMLEDGLLEKIPHPDIALAQHVLTEPVAGKVGVMSGPFLSTAASVKIVIKGKGAHGSMPHMSIDPIVIGSAIVTRLQTIVAREVDPFQFAVVTVGAFNAGLKANIIPEEATLLLNIRAYSDQVKEQLIDAIERIARAECQAGNCQEAPLIEVYDNFPLTDNSPEVVEKVKVSFENYLGTEQVVSYHPMTASEDFSAIPRALKIPYFYWGFGGFTEDQAVFANHNPKFAPAIHPTLETGTKAAVVAILTYLGK, from the coding sequence ATGGCTATAAGAGATGTATTATCCCATTTGAACGACATTAAAGACTGGCAAGAAGAAAGCTATAAACACCTTCATAGTCATCCTGAACTCTCTATGCAAGAAAGAGAAACGGTTGCCTATATCGAAGACAAATTGAAGACATTTGGCTATGAGACACAGAAAATTGGTGGCGGACTTGTTGGTATTTTAGAGAATGGTCCAGGAGAAACAGTCCTTTTTCGAGCAGATATCGACGCTCTCCCTGTTAAAGAAGAAACGGGATTAGACTATGCCTCAACTGTTGAAACAACGGATTTGGATGGCAATCATGTGCCTGTCATGCATGCGTGTGGTCATGATATGCATATAGCGGCTGCTCTAGGGGTTGCTTGGGCACTTGCCAATCATAAGGAAGAATGGACAGGAACCTATATTGCACTCTTCCAACCAGGAGAAGAAATTGCGGCTGGAGCAAAGTCAATGCTCGAAGATGGGCTACTTGAAAAAATACCACATCCAGATATTGCTTTAGCACAACATGTTCTAACTGAGCCAGTGGCTGGAAAAGTTGGAGTCATGTCAGGCCCCTTCCTATCAACCGCAGCATCTGTAAAAATTGTTATTAAGGGCAAAGGAGCTCATGGCTCAATGCCACATATGAGTATTGATCCAATTGTTATTGGTTCAGCAATTGTTACAAGACTTCAAACCATTGTTGCAAGAGAAGTTGATCCTTTTCAATTTGCTGTTGTCACAGTTGGTGCTTTCAATGCTGGCTTAAAAGCTAATATCATCCCTGAAGAAGCAACTCTTCTCTTAAATATAAGAGCCTATAGTGATCAGGTAAAAGAACAATTAATTGATGCCATTGAACGAATAGCTCGCGCAGAATGCCAAGCAGGAAATTGTCAAGAAGCACCTCTTATTGAAGTGTATGATAATTTCCCACTGACAGACAACTCTCCAGAAGTGGTTGAAAAAGTAAAAGTCTCCTTCGAGAATTATTTAGGAACAGAACAGGTCGTCAGCTATCATCCAATGACAGCTTCAGAAGACTTTAGTGCTATTCCTAGAGCTTTAAAAATTCCGTATTTTTATTGGGGATTTGGTGGTTTTACAGAGGATCAAGCTGTATTTGCTAATCATAATCCGAAGTTTGCCCCGGCTATCCACCCTACTCTTGAAACGGGTACCAAAGCTGCTGTTGTAGCTATCTTAACATATCTAGGTAAGTAA
- a CDS encoding ABC transporter ATP-binding protein: MLLDIQHLEKVYRTRFSKEETRALQDVDFKVESGEFIAIMGESGSGKTTLLNILATLEKPTSGSVILNGQDITQIKDKKLAQFRLENLGFVFQEFHLLDSLSIKDNIFLPLVLARKSIKEMESRLQQLAPKLRIQELLEKRPFEISGGQKQRVAIARSLITNPKLLLADEPTAALDYRNSEDLLNLFEDINLDGQTLLMVTHSANAASHAKRVLFIKDGRIYHQMHRGNRTNMEFSKDISLAMAGLLGGE; this comes from the coding sequence ATGTTATTAGATATACAGCATTTAGAAAAAGTTTATCGCACAAGATTTTCAAAAGAAGAGACAAGGGCATTACAAGATGTTGATTTTAAAGTTGAATCTGGTGAATTTATTGCAATAATGGGTGAGTCTGGCTCTGGTAAAACAACCTTACTCAATATTTTAGCTACTCTTGAAAAACCAACAAGTGGTTCAGTCATACTAAATGGTCAAGATATAACTCAAATTAAAGACAAAAAACTAGCACAATTTCGACTAGAGAATTTGGGATTTGTTTTTCAGGAATTTCATCTTCTAGATTCCCTGTCGATCAAAGACAATATTTTTTTACCACTGGTTTTAGCTCGTAAATCTATAAAGGAAATGGAAAGTCGTTTGCAACAATTAGCTCCCAAATTAAGAATTCAAGAGCTATTAGAAAAAAGACCCTTTGAAATATCAGGGGGCCAAAAACAAAGAGTAGCCATTGCTAGAAGTTTGATCACCAATCCTAAACTCCTTTTAGCTGATGAACCTACAGCAGCTTTAGATTATCGAAACTCAGAGGACCTACTAAACCTTTTTGAAGACATTAATCTTGACGGACAAACCCTGCTAATGGTTACCCATTCGGCCAATGCTGCTAGCCATGCAAAACGTGTACTCTTCATTAAGGATGGTCGAATTTATCATCAAATGCATCGAGGAAATCGGACAAATATGGAATTTAGTAAAGATATTTCTTTAGCCATGGCAGGCTTGCTAGGAGGTGAATAA
- a CDS encoding PASTA domain-containing protein: MAKLSKFSKSLGAFGKIISVIPDTTELIGKGMDNTRPIIEKYMDQRQARQERLRTIDDVINLPLDQAKEHLEKQGFVVASIPAKPDKKWLTASINEVVSMSPRTGRHRLGSLVKLYYVTTEVLEKSQSLLDQDNLKKVERNQKIADTLETVKHIKMPFGKK; the protein is encoded by the coding sequence ATGGCTAAATTAAGTAAATTTTCAAAATCGTTAGGGGCCTTTGGGAAAATTATTTCTGTGATTCCTGATACTACCGAATTAATTGGTAAGGGTATGGACAACACTCGTCCAATCATTGAAAAATATATGGATCAAAGGCAAGCACGTCAAGAAAGATTGAGAACTATTGATGATGTTATTAATTTACCCTTAGATCAGGCGAAAGAACACCTTGAAAAACAAGGATTTGTTGTGGCGTCTATACCTGCAAAACCTGATAAAAAATGGTTAACGGCTTCTATTAATGAGGTTGTTTCAATGTCTCCGAGAACTGGTAGGCACCGATTAGGAAGCTTGGTCAAGCTTTATTATGTCACTACTGAAGTCTTAGAAAAAAGTCAATCGTTATTGGATCAAGATAATTTGAAAAAAGTTGAACGCAATCAAAAAATTGCTGATACATTGGAAACAGTTAAACACATCAAAAT